In one Chitinophaga sancti genomic region, the following are encoded:
- the istB gene encoding IS21-like element helper ATPase IstB has protein sequence MKSKEKISGHCRQLRLGAIGSQVESIADNASAEGISYLEFAEKLLDIEIQHRNLKDMERKTKEARLPITHNLQEYDCSLVEGMPASRLEQLKELTWLDQKFNLIVLGPNGIGKSFLSAGLCHHALKNGYRAYFRAMDEIMTMLRTRDISKPAMADYKRLQKAHLVVIDDIMMIDIARNEANAFFHFINMLHEKTSFIITTNKSPKEWAETIGDEVITTAILDRILYRCEILKLNGESFRLKNRKTIFSSID, from the coding sequence ATGAAATCAAAAGAAAAGATTAGCGGGCATTGCAGACAACTTAGGCTGGGCGCAATAGGGTCTCAGGTTGAGTCAATAGCAGATAACGCTTCTGCTGAAGGAATTAGTTATCTGGAATTTGCTGAAAAGCTATTGGACATTGAGATCCAACACAGAAATCTAAAAGATATGGAACGTAAAACAAAAGAGGCCCGTCTGCCTATCACCCATAATCTTCAGGAATATGATTGCTCACTGGTAGAAGGAATGCCTGCTTCCCGACTTGAACAACTGAAAGAATTGACCTGGCTGGATCAGAAATTTAATCTAATTGTCCTCGGTCCAAACGGCATCGGGAAATCATTCCTGTCTGCGGGGCTATGCCATCATGCCCTCAAAAATGGCTATAGGGCCTATTTTAGAGCTATGGATGAAATTATGACCATGCTCAGAACAAGAGACATCTCTAAACCCGCCATGGCTGACTATAAACGCCTGCAAAAGGCCCACCTGGTCGTTATCGACGATATCATGATGATCGATATTGCCAGGAATGAAGCGAATGCATTCTTTCATTTTATCAATATGCTCCATGAGAAAACATCCTTCATCATCACTACTAATAAATCGCCAAAAGAGTGGGCTGAAACGATTGGAGATGAAGTTATTACGACAGCTATCCTTGATAGAATTTTATATAGATGTGAAATATTGAAATTGAACGGGGAGAGCTTTAGGTTGAAAAACAGAAAGACAATCTTCTCATCAATCGATTAA
- the istA gene encoding IS21 family transposase, translating into MDKKTMSNWIMYHEIHRLAREGLSNLAIAKYAVCDRRTIARYLAMSESEYEEFLIKQNSRPKVLDKYEDFVKGRLIAAPGASAAQMLDWLKEHYKDLPRLNPKTVYNYVMGIRQKYNIPLETIEREYFVVEELPYGQQAQADFGEYYLRNSEAKKKKVHFFTMMLSRSRMKYVYFSSIPFTTDTTINAHEAAFQYFNGITAELVYDQDKLLLSNEQIGDLLLTSKFKAYVREQALGLHFCRKSDPESKGKIENVVKYVKGNFLYGRVYYDIETLQQQVLGWLTRTGNGVAHSTTRKVPFAEWDIEQGYLKPWMPVKNKPAYILRYLRKDNTFSLEGNFYSVPQGTYKKDVEVKIYRKENELHVYSQQDEFLCKHSIANSKGNKIINSDHKRDKSQKLNVLMEEVAAMFTDRSLAIKFFEMIREQKARYLRDQLLAIREAILEHDQKTYDKVLEKCVREKYASAIVFRDLLKMHEQENKEEYAQTGKIILLDPNSTRKAAIQPDKRDLGDYEKIFNS; encoded by the coding sequence ATGGATAAAAAGACAATGAGTAATTGGATCATGTATCATGAAATTCATAGATTGGCAAGGGAGGGGCTAAGTAATTTAGCCATAGCAAAGTACGCAGTATGCGATAGACGCACCATAGCCCGGTATTTAGCAATGAGTGAATCGGAGTACGAAGAGTTCCTGATAAAACAGAATAGCCGCCCGAAAGTTCTGGACAAATACGAAGACTTTGTAAAAGGAAGACTGATAGCAGCTCCTGGAGCCAGTGCTGCGCAAATGTTAGACTGGCTTAAAGAACACTATAAGGATCTGCCACGGTTGAATCCCAAGACAGTTTACAACTATGTAATGGGTATCCGGCAGAAGTACAACATTCCGTTAGAAACCATCGAGAGGGAATACTTTGTAGTAGAGGAGTTACCCTATGGTCAACAGGCACAAGCCGACTTTGGAGAGTATTATCTTCGGAACAGTGAGGCAAAAAAGAAGAAAGTGCATTTCTTCACCATGATGTTATCCCGCTCCCGGATGAAATATGTCTACTTCTCATCCATTCCTTTTACAACAGACACCACTATCAATGCCCATGAAGCTGCATTCCAGTATTTTAATGGGATTACAGCTGAATTGGTTTATGACCAGGATAAACTATTGTTGTCTAATGAGCAAATAGGTGATTTGTTGCTTACTTCAAAATTTAAAGCTTATGTACGTGAACAGGCTCTGGGCCTTCATTTTTGCCGAAAAAGTGATCCGGAAAGTAAGGGCAAAATAGAAAATGTCGTGAAATATGTAAAAGGAAACTTCTTATATGGCAGGGTCTATTATGACATAGAAACCCTTCAGCAGCAGGTCTTAGGGTGGTTGACGCGAACCGGAAATGGGGTAGCACATTCCACCACAAGAAAAGTGCCTTTTGCCGAATGGGACATCGAACAGGGTTATTTAAAGCCATGGATGCCGGTAAAAAACAAGCCAGCTTATATTTTACGGTACTTAAGGAAAGATAATACATTTTCGCTTGAGGGTAATTTTTATTCAGTGCCCCAGGGAACCTACAAGAAGGATGTCGAGGTCAAAATCTATCGCAAAGAAAATGAATTGCATGTCTATAGCCAGCAGGACGAGTTTTTGTGTAAACATAGTATCGCAAATAGTAAAGGCAACAAAATCATCAATAGCGATCATAAAAGAGATAAATCTCAAAAGCTGAATGTTTTGATGGAAGAGGTTGCGGCAATGTTTACCGATAGGTCTCTGGCTATCAAATTTTTTGAAATGATCCGGGAACAAAAAGCCAGATATCTGAGAGATCAGTTATTAGCTATCAGGGAGGCCATTCTGGAGCATGATCAAAAAACCTATGATAAGGTATTGGAGAAATGTGTTAGGGAGAAGTATGCCAGTGCTATTGTCTTCAGAGATCTTTTAAAGATGCATGAGCAGGAGAATAAGGAAGAATATGCCCAGACAGGGAAAATTATTCTTTTAGATCCTAATAGCACCAGAAAGGCGGCTATACAGCCAGACAAAAGGGATCTGGGTGATTATGAAAAGATTTTTAACAGTTAA
- a CDS encoding HD domain-containing protein — protein sequence MNVFYRDNYYGSILDPLHGDIKLSEVEKWCIAHPIFSRLRKVKQNTFLYYIFPSANHTRFEHSIGVMHLAGKIFDSCKENYATGQKKKEKYVLNSESSFFDLNQLQEKEEIFYQEMRLAALLHDLGHGPLSHLFDEFSISKDKFLTIVTNDVILQKYYSGFNELIENNEDKVEHEIISCAFIFILLDQLKKENTCDPNKFSPSASRIISEIDPEHVVKFIEPDFPNLPDLLDSKGNNYTLFFSRIITAFPIDADRMDYLWRDSYFSGVTYGFYDINRIFSSFLATKTDGPVQLTYKESGLDSMLRFIQSRSHLYNQVYFHKTNRAANTMLSFLTSTKRNAKIKLLDEFTTIKELMDFYISNGDDIFLSQTVVIGK from the coding sequence ATGAATGTATTTTATCGTGACAACTATTATGGAAGTATATTAGATCCATTACATGGAGATATAAAATTGTCTGAAGTAGAAAAGTGGTGCATTGCACATCCCATATTTTCTAGGTTGCGTAAAGTTAAACAAAACACGTTTTTGTATTATATTTTCCCATCTGCCAACCATACACGATTTGAACATTCAATAGGTGTAATGCATTTGGCTGGGAAAATATTCGATTCGTGTAAAGAAAATTATGCTACAGGTCAAAAAAAGAAGGAAAAATATGTATTGAATAGCGAATCTAGTTTTTTTGATCTTAATCAACTTCAAGAAAAGGAAGAGATTTTTTATCAAGAGATGAGATTAGCAGCCCTATTACATGATTTGGGACATGGCCCTCTTTCTCATTTGTTTGATGAATTCTCAATTTCAAAAGATAAATTTCTTACGATAGTAACGAATGATGTTATTCTTCAAAAGTATTATTCTGGATTCAACGAACTTATTGAAAATAATGAAGATAAAGTAGAGCATGAAATTATTTCCTGTGCGTTTATTTTTATCCTTTTGGATCAATTGAAGAAAGAGAATACTTGTGATCCTAATAAATTTTCACCTTCTGCTAGTAGAATAATCAGTGAAATAGATCCTGAACACGTAGTTAAATTTATCGAACCTGATTTTCCAAATCTGCCAGACCTTCTAGATAGTAAAGGAAACAACTACACTCTATTTTTCTCTAGAATAATTACTGCATTTCCAATTGACGCAGATCGAATGGACTATTTATGGAGAGATAGTTATTTCTCTGGAGTTACATATGGTTTCTATGACATAAACAGAATTTTCTCTTCTTTCCTAGCTACGAAAACAGATGGGCCTGTTCAACTAACCTATAAAGAAAGTGGACTTGATTCAATGTTAAGATTTATACAATCCAGGTCTCATCTTTATAATCAGGTATATTTTCATAAAACGAATAGAGCAGCGAATACTATGCTTTCTTTCCTCACTTCGACTAAGAGAAATGCTAAGATAAAGTTGTTGGATGAGTTTACTACTATTAAAGAACTCATGGATTTTTATATTTCAAATGGAGACGATATTTTTTTGTCTCAGACTGTTGTGATCGGTAAATAA
- a CDS encoding deoxyguanosinetriphosphate triphosphohydrolase family protein, with translation MTEQTTDPRPFLYTDKDKSRNYLENLSKACDYRSPYRRDIDRLIHATCFRRLQGKTQLYPGFESDFFRNRLTHSIEVASIARAIATKLNDQDKFLEGRPIDLDIVEFAGLAHDLGHPPFGHQGEYELDSLMREHGGYEGNAQTLRLLSKIEKKGFSDGDSYNGIEGQDERHGLNITYRGLASILKYDLLTPEQRPRTEFWESGEQKGKKIKPVKGYYWFDEDLVQKIKTATGGNEPGKRYKSLECQIMDVADDISYSTYDLEDGLKAGFYTLQDVVFPKKKILQAISDEIELELPDGKIFKPSPEKVGEILQNMFTEFLFQNFQETQIRSIDDAFKYLNSQYSIISDYSHNGYQRNFLTSTLVNRFIEGVKLIPEEKFPTQSKVILTDNILGEVEVLKKFTYISQVLSSRLKIAEFRGREIVKEIFETLDKPGGCELLPDDFRNMYESPSADKKRIICDFVAGMTDRYAIEFYARLKSENAETIFKPL, from the coding sequence TTGACTGAACAGACAACTGATCCACGCCCCTTTTTATATACTGATAAGGACAAATCCCGCAATTATTTAGAAAATTTAAGCAAGGCCTGTGATTATCGGTCCCCATACAGGAGAGATATTGATAGATTAATCCACGCCACATGTTTTAGAAGATTACAGGGAAAAACTCAGTTATATCCCGGTTTTGAATCTGATTTTTTTCGTAATAGACTTACGCACTCAATTGAGGTAGCATCAATAGCTAGGGCAATTGCTACTAAGCTTAATGATCAAGATAAGTTTTTGGAAGGACGGCCTATCGATTTGGATATTGTAGAATTTGCTGGATTAGCGCATGATCTTGGACACCCTCCGTTTGGTCATCAAGGCGAATATGAACTAGATTCTTTAATGAGAGAGCACGGTGGCTATGAAGGTAACGCACAGACACTAAGACTGCTTTCAAAAATAGAAAAGAAAGGCTTCTCTGATGGTGATAGTTACAATGGAATAGAAGGACAAGACGAGAGACATGGATTGAACATAACTTATCGAGGGCTGGCTAGTATACTTAAATATGACCTTCTTACACCGGAACAAAGACCTAGAACAGAGTTTTGGGAATCTGGCGAGCAAAAGGGTAAAAAGATAAAACCGGTGAAAGGATACTATTGGTTTGACGAGGATTTGGTGCAAAAAATTAAGACCGCAACTGGGGGTAATGAACCAGGAAAGAGATATAAATCATTGGAATGCCAGATTATGGATGTTGCAGATGACATTTCATATTCGACATACGATTTGGAAGATGGCTTGAAGGCCGGATTTTATACACTACAAGATGTTGTATTTCCTAAGAAGAAAATTTTGCAAGCGATCTCTGATGAAATAGAGTTAGAACTTCCAGATGGTAAAATATTTAAGCCATCACCAGAGAAGGTAGGAGAAATTCTTCAAAACATGTTTACTGAGTTTCTTTTTCAAAACTTTCAAGAAACACAGATACGAAGTATTGATGATGCATTCAAATATCTAAACAGCCAGTATTCTATCATTAGTGACTACTCACATAACGGATATCAACGAAACTTTTTGACTTCAACGTTGGTCAATAGATTTATTGAGGGAGTAAAATTGATTCCGGAAGAAAAATTTCCGACACAGAGTAAAGTCATTCTGACTGATAACATACTTGGAGAAGTTGAAGTCTTGAAAAAATTTACATACATATCTCAAGTATTGTCTTCCCGGTTGAAAATAGCAGAGTTTAGAGGCAGAGAAATTGTCAAGGAAATCTTTGAGACCTTGGATAAACCCGGAGGTTGTGAACTGTTACCAGACGATTTTAGAAATATGTACGAATCTCCAAGTGCAGACAAGAAAAGAATCATTTGCGACTTTGTTGCAGGGATGACCGATAGATATGCAATTGAGTTTTATGCACGTCTTAAATCTGAAAATGCAGAAACAATATTCAAGCCTTTGTAA
- a CDS encoding macro domain-containing protein, whose amino-acid sequence MKSIIVRCKNGTFKLGSVFVYSSPPFTVFNLGTQKNWRIKAELPAIMESLSLMLKLADDNGIAQIGLPRIGAGLGGLVWEDVKEVIVHTAKDSIVNLIVFEEFLKS is encoded by the coding sequence ATGAAGAGTATTATAGTTCGTTGCAAAAATGGAACATTCAAATTAGGGAGTGTTTTTGTTTATAGTTCCCCTCCATTTACTGTATTCAATTTAGGAACTCAAAAAAACTGGAGAATAAAAGCGGAGTTGCCTGCAATAATGGAAAGCTTGTCTTTAATGCTAAAGCTTGCAGATGATAATGGTATAGCGCAGATTGGCCTGCCAAGAATTGGTGCTGGCTTAGGAGGCTTGGTTTGGGAGGACGTAAAGGAGGTAATTGTTCATACAGCTAAAGATTCTATAGTTAATCTTATCGTCTTCGAAGAATTTTTAAAATCTTGA
- a CDS encoding DEAD/DEAH box helicase family protein: MLLTSKKPRRVDLSSERIIFKQWLKHPSFQALTPDIVRSTWIDNFKFVKEDEESHTRGLRSPQIGALYSLLAHFQNPDDKAIIVMPTGTGKTETMLSALIANCCNRVLVSIPSDSLRSQISRFYNL, from the coding sequence GTGCTATTGACCTCGAAAAAGCCCCGACGGGTAGATTTATCTTCAGAAAGAATTATATTCAAGCAATGGCTCAAACATCCATCATTTCAAGCTTTAACACCGGATATAGTACGTTCAACATGGATCGACAATTTTAAGTTTGTCAAAGAAGATGAAGAATCTCATACCAGAGGGTTGAGGTCACCACAAATAGGAGCATTATATTCTCTCCTTGCTCATTTTCAGAATCCAGATGACAAAGCAATAATAGTAATGCCTACAGGAACAGGAAAAACCGAAACGATGTTATCGGCCTTAATAGCAAATTGCTGTAATCGTGTATTAGTTTCTATACCATCCGACTCTCTCAGATCTCAGATTTCCCGATTCTATAATTTATAG
- a CDS encoding DUF6443 domain-containing protein, with protein MKIIRINNKQLVWLLPLLAIGLTLHAQTPATITRTNATPVALPAAYSNSPIINFVRTWEPSKPITDPAAVITGASVPRDVKQSTQYYDGLGRPLEKVSKGVSASSYDLVEPVIYDDLGREALTYMPYVQQADNSGNFKLAPFSTQQFFYSNGTLIPGMTGENIYYSRKAFDGSPLDRIVKEYAMGNSWALEGGNHPVEHRFETNIATDSVRLWTMSGGIPVSSADYQPGSLKKNITINEAGNQTIEFEDKEGNVVLKKVQVAASTGTGHVGWLCTYNVFDNYNNLAFVIPPAAIDQTILLRKALSTIADELCFQYAYDGHKLMISKKVPGAAAIRMIYDNRDRIAFTQDGVQRAKSPAEFTATFYDNLDRPIMTAIYKKTLSADNLQASLKASTSNQNISYDFPAETDLVLYNYENQASSVATNSITLLPGFEASGEYTAYIDANGKSGNTTIPATNSLPGIGSEDLTPLTYTFYDDYNYTGKFNYVSSETSNLFKGNNLYDDPVSSAGSSLTTGRITGSRIRVLGTDKWLTITNYYDDKGRVIQTIADNITGGKDIVTTQYNFSGKILSRYLNHTNPKSTATPRTTILSMYEYDHANRLLNVKKRLNGDASKDKTIATYAYNELGQLIQKKLGLTGTTPLDILNYSYNVRGWIAGINKDYVNEASGQANWFGQELDYDYGFTKAEYAGNIAGTKWKSRSNGIARAYGYTYDKSDRLLGAEFSQQNTTGAAWTKNTMDFSVSNVTYDANGNIITMNQQGVAGTTPGIMDQLTYRYKSESNKLLAVTDPIVNASAKLGDFQDLNKSGDDYSYDVNGNMLMDKNKGVTNITYNYLNLPAVVTMGTKGTITYLYDAGGIKLKKTVVDNTGSAPKTTVTDYIGGFVYQQDLQEFVSHDEGRIRPVYVTGQPPTYYYDYFEKDYLGNVRMVLTEQNDFSMYAATMETAAAEKEVALFSNVEETRTEKPVGYPADNTTETNNFVAKLNSKPGGKIIGPSLVLRVMAGDTIRIKTRAFYKSDGPSDKGRDAVADEVLAGLINAFGGSIDNSRHGAGGSINGSRFNNNYYNTFERQKEKDQAARTPDRPKAYLNFALFDDGFSLVDNNTGVRQVKKAPDELQDLEVAPMVMSTTGFLYVYESNETQQDVYFDNLSVNVSSGPLLEETHYYPFGLTMEAISANALKGTDYATNRMKFNGKELQRNELSDGSGQELYDFGARMYDAQIGRWQVIDPRATDYNNVSPYIYALNNPIKYIDPDGRSVSGPGLPMTIVSATLREHERLEVNSTTITKSAPVTTRSGNTTVTTQTVTTVSTSNVVSPDPNMSTQKGNVVTTVQTVTTTKTDGKDAVKTVTPVSRTETSQANSREDLSLLNKYTTEMEKFRDDNGMQYNQYVLGDARTDMVFILGVSALPWGFAGTAESFSSLKLDKVMTALGPLSVGSVDGAITFTSSKLVPNTVPVILKVDDGFVDPIPHDEPSPTVRKMQQMLYNVVFYIPNLFLH; from the coding sequence ATGAAAATAATTCGAATAAATAATAAACAGCTCGTTTGGTTATTGCCCTTGTTGGCAATAGGCTTAACCCTTCATGCACAAACGCCTGCTACTATCACACGTACCAATGCCACTCCTGTAGCCCTACCCGCTGCATATAGCAATAGCCCTATCATTAACTTCGTGCGTACCTGGGAGCCATCAAAACCGATTACAGACCCCGCTGCTGTAATTACAGGTGCAAGTGTACCCAGGGATGTAAAACAGAGCACTCAGTATTATGATGGTTTGGGCAGGCCGCTTGAAAAGGTGTCAAAAGGAGTCAGCGCAAGTAGCTATGATCTGGTAGAACCTGTTATCTATGATGACCTCGGGAGAGAAGCGCTTACTTATATGCCTTATGTACAACAAGCTGATAATTCAGGCAATTTTAAGCTAGCTCCTTTCTCTACACAGCAATTCTTTTATTCAAATGGTACGCTGATACCTGGCATGACAGGAGAGAATATCTATTATTCCAGAAAGGCATTTGATGGGTCTCCCCTGGATAGGATTGTGAAAGAATATGCTATGGGTAACAGCTGGGCACTCGAAGGTGGCAATCACCCTGTAGAACACCGCTTTGAAACGAATATTGCCACCGATTCTGTAAGGTTATGGACCATGAGTGGGGGAATACCTGTTAGCTCCGCTGACTATCAGCCGGGATCGCTAAAGAAGAACATCACCATTAATGAGGCTGGCAACCAGACAATAGAATTCGAAGATAAGGAAGGCAATGTGGTGCTAAAAAAGGTACAGGTGGCAGCATCAACAGGAACAGGGCATGTAGGCTGGTTATGTACCTACAATGTTTTTGACAATTATAACAACTTAGCCTTTGTAATTCCACCCGCAGCCATAGACCAAACAATCCTGCTAAGAAAGGCCCTCTCTACAATTGCAGATGAGTTGTGTTTTCAATATGCATATGATGGTCATAAACTCATGATCAGTAAAAAAGTACCGGGTGCCGCTGCTATTCGTATGATCTACGACAACAGGGACAGAATAGCCTTTACACAGGATGGGGTACAAAGAGCAAAGTCCCCGGCTGAATTTACAGCCACCTTTTATGATAACCTGGATCGTCCGATCATGACGGCTATCTATAAGAAAACTTTGAGCGCAGATAATTTACAAGCCTCGCTGAAAGCATCTACTAGTAATCAAAATATATCTTATGATTTCCCGGCAGAAACAGACCTGGTATTATATAATTATGAAAATCAGGCCAGCTCAGTAGCAACAAATTCTATTACCTTATTGCCAGGTTTTGAAGCATCGGGAGAATATACAGCATATATAGACGCTAATGGCAAGAGTGGAAATACTACCATCCCTGCGACTAATAGCTTGCCGGGTATCGGGTCGGAAGATCTTACTCCACTTACATATACCTTCTACGATGATTATAATTATACAGGTAAATTCAATTATGTTAGTAGCGAAACCTCCAACTTATTTAAAGGAAATAATCTGTATGATGATCCTGTTTCATCAGCCGGAAGTAGCCTGACTACAGGACGTATTACCGGTAGCCGGATAAGGGTATTAGGTACTGACAAATGGCTTACCATCACTAATTATTATGATGATAAAGGACGTGTGATACAAACCATTGCTGATAATATAACTGGAGGGAAAGATATTGTGACTACACAATATAACTTCAGTGGAAAAATCCTAAGCCGGTATTTGAATCATACCAATCCCAAAAGCACGGCCACTCCGCGTACAACCATCCTGAGTATGTATGAATATGATCATGCAAACAGGTTATTGAATGTGAAAAAGAGGTTGAATGGAGATGCTTCAAAAGATAAAACTATTGCCACATATGCATATAACGAGCTGGGACAACTAATACAGAAGAAACTTGGTTTAACAGGCACTACACCACTGGATATATTAAATTATTCCTATAATGTGCGTGGCTGGATTGCTGGTATAAACAAAGATTATGTAAACGAGGCCAGTGGCCAGGCAAATTGGTTTGGGCAAGAGCTGGATTACGATTATGGTTTTACAAAAGCTGAATATGCTGGCAATATTGCAGGTACAAAATGGAAGAGTAGAAGCAATGGTATTGCAAGAGCCTACGGTTATACTTATGATAAGTCCGACAGGCTTTTAGGCGCTGAGTTCAGTCAACAAAATACGACAGGGGCTGCATGGACGAAAAACACCATGGACTTCTCTGTTTCAAATGTTACCTATGATGCCAATGGAAATATCATCACCATGAATCAGCAGGGAGTAGCAGGAACGACACCTGGCATAATGGACCAGTTGACATACAGATATAAGTCTGAAAGCAATAAACTGCTGGCAGTAACAGATCCTATTGTCAATGCTTCTGCTAAACTTGGCGATTTTCAGGATTTGAATAAATCAGGAGATGATTATAGTTATGATGTGAATGGCAATATGCTGATGGATAAAAACAAGGGTGTTACCAATATCACATATAATTATCTAAATCTCCCTGCCGTTGTCACAATGGGTACCAAAGGTACAATTACCTATCTTTATGATGCAGGTGGTATAAAACTGAAAAAGACGGTTGTAGATAATACGGGTAGTGCGCCTAAGACAACAGTAACTGATTATATCGGTGGGTTTGTATATCAGCAGGATTTGCAGGAATTTGTTAGTCATGATGAAGGACGTATCAGGCCGGTGTATGTTACAGGACAACCTCCAACTTATTACTATGATTACTTTGAAAAAGATTATTTAGGGAATGTGCGAATGGTATTAACAGAGCAAAATGATTTTAGCATGTATGCTGCTACAATGGAGACGGCAGCTGCAGAGAAGGAAGTTGCTTTGTTTAGTAATGTAGAAGAAACCAGGACTGAGAAGCCTGTTGGTTATCCGGCAGATAACACGACGGAAACGAATAACTTTGTAGCAAAATTGAATTCGAAACCAGGAGGTAAGATCATTGGGCCTTCACTCGTATTGCGTGTAATGGCAGGAGATACGATCCGGATAAAAACGCGTGCTTTTTATAAATCGGATGGACCATCGGATAAGGGGAGAGATGCTGTAGCGGATGAAGTCTTAGCCGGATTGATTAATGCCTTTGGGGGAAGTATAGATAATAGCCGACATGGTGCTGGTGGATCAATAAATGGTAGCCGCTTTAACAACAACTACTATAATACTTTTGAACGTCAGAAAGAAAAAGATCAGGCAGCACGTACACCGGATCGCCCTAAAGCATACCTTAATTTTGCGCTCTTTGATGATGGTTTTTCGCTGGTAGATAATAATACTGGTGTGAGGCAGGTAAAAAAAGCTCCCGATGAGCTCCAGGATCTGGAAGTAGCCCCTATGGTAATGTCTACGACTGGTTTCCTATATGTTTATGAGAGTAATGAAACACAGCAGGATGTTTATTTTGATAACCTGTCAGTAAATGTTTCCAGTGGCCCATTATTGGAAGAGACACATTATTATCCTTTTGGTTTGACAATGGAAGCGATCAGTGCCAATGCATTAAAAGGAACTGATTACGCCACAAACCGAATGAAATTTAACGGCAAAGAGTTACAGCGTAATGAGCTTAGTGATGGTAGCGGACAGGAATTATATGATTTTGGAGCAAGAATGTATGATGCACAAATTGGCAGATGGCAAGTGATAGACCCTCGTGCAACTGACTATAACAATGTCAGCCCTTATATTTATGCATTGAATAACCCGATAAAATATATAGATCCGGATGGGCGTAGTGTGTCGGGCCCAGGTCTTCCTATGACAATTGTGAGTGCGACCCTGCGGGAGCATGAAAGGCTGGAAGTAAATAGTACCACTATTACGAAGAGTGCGCCCGTAACTACCAGGTCCGGCAATACAACCGTCACCACACAAACAGTGACGACTGTATCTACTTCAAATGTCGTATCCCCTGATCCAAATATGTCCACGCAAAAGGGTAATGTTGTAACCACCGTACAAACGGTGACCACGACGAAAACAGATGGTAAAGACGCAGTAAAAACGGTTACACCTGTTTCAAGGACTGAAACTTCACAAGCCAATTCAAGAGAGGATTTAAGCCTGCTGAATAAATATACTACGGAAATGGAGAAGTTCAGGGATGACAATGGTATGCAGTATAATCAGTATGTTTTGGGAGATGCTCGTACAGATATGGTGTTTATCTTAGGTGTTTCTGCGCTTCCATGGGGTTTTGCAGGAACCGCTGAAAGTTTTTCAAGCCTTAAACTGGATAAGGTAATGACTGCATTAGGACCATTAAGTGTAGGAAGTGTAGATGGCGCCATCACCTTTACATCAAGTAAACTGGTGCCGAATACCGTACCTGTGATATTAAAGGTAGATGATGGTTTTGTAGATCCGATACCCCATGATGAGCCATCTCCAACCGTAAGAAAGATGCAGCAAATGCTATATAATGTTGTATTTTATATACCAAACCTCTTTTTGCATTAA
- the tnpA gene encoding IS66 family insertion sequence element accessory protein TnpA has product MSSKAKKTIKSRLTPAQIRPLIENFERQDHSIKDFCQRYGISEVTFYNWRKKYGIKPNIDNAGFIEIIPAVASCEPITEKLFAQVRGINIYHPVSAEYLKSLLA; this is encoded by the coding sequence ATGAGTTCCAAAGCGAAAAAGACAATCAAATCCAGATTAACACCCGCACAAATTCGGCCTCTTATAGAGAATTTTGAGCGCCAGGATCATAGCATAAAAGACTTTTGCCAGAGATATGGTATTAGTGAAGTTACATTTTACAACTGGCGCAAAAAATATGGGATCAAACCTAATATCGATAATGCAGGTTTTATAGAAATTATTCCAGCCGTTGCTTCATGTGAGCCAATTACCGAAAAGCTTTTTGCACAGGTTCGGGGAATCAATATTTATCACCCGGTAAGTGCGGAATACCTTAAATCTTTACTGGCATGA